GGTCGTCATAGGCCTTGAGCAGGTGAAAGCCCTTGGATTCGCCGATTCCCTCGGTTACCACGGTGATGTCTTCCAGGTCGGGGAGGCGGGGGATCGGCAATTCTTCGATCTCCTTGATGATCGCCTTCATCTTTACTTCCCATTTGGCTTCCAGCTCAGCCCAGTTCTTGTAGTAAAAACCGGCACGCTCCATGAAATTCGGGACCCTGCTGCCTACCTCCTCCGGGTCCATGACCGGCACCGGCGAGATATAGACATAGCCGTTGATGATCCGGTGGTCGACGCCGCGCACCGGTGGTACCTGAAAGATGCGGTTGTTGTACTGGGACAAGCCCAGGTACCAGGCCTCATCCCAGATGGTGTCGAAGGGATAGATGGCTTCGGGATAATGGAGTCCATCGTAGAACCAGAATGCCTGTTCTTCGTAAGCCTTGCGTTCAGGGTCGTCGGTGACGAACTTGTACTGGTACGGATACATCCTTTCCCAACCTTCTGTCCCGGGAATGTCCTTAACCTCGTGTGGCTTTGGAAACTTCATCGCGTGTCTCCCCCCATTGTCGTATAGTTTAGTGGATCGGAACGACAAATTTGATAATCTACAAACCCTGTTTTATAAAATAAGCATTGTCCTCATGAGCTCTGAATGCTAATCAACGTTTTCAGTTAAAAGAGCACCGAATATGCCAAACATTGTTTTGCTAAATTGAAAACCAAGTCCTGCTGCACAGATCAACTGGACTAATTGCTTGTTTAATAAGGATATTGGACGAATCAGAAGGCCGATAAATTAATCTGCGGAGGCACGTTTGTGAGGGGTCCTGCTTGTGTGGCCTTCCGTGGACAATTGACCATTTTGTAAATTTTCCCGGTGGCGAGCAGGGGTGTTGGACATTTTTGTCGACTTCACTGACTGTGACAAAGCCGGGTGAGATTATGGAAGAAAGTGTCTAATGGCCGATAAATAGCGGTATTGGGTGGGAGCTGGATTTGGCCCGGACTGTACAGGCAATCAGCAGCAGGGATCCGATTTTGCCGGCAGCCATTGTTTTGTCCCTTGCATGAAAATAAAGCGAATGTTATTATAACTATGTTTTATGAATAAGCAGATATAATCGTTTTGCAGTCAAGAATTGAATCTGCAGTCGATGGTGATGTCCGGCTGCAATGCTGTTTTTAGGCACCTTTTCCAAATCGTTGCTGGTATGACAATGTTATAAATAATGTTGAAAAAGAATGGTATCTGCGGCTACCGGCAGATGGAGAGGTGACAATTATGACCAAGGGGTGGCGTACCGGCAAGTCCGACTGCAAGTCAAAGGATGGAGACCTGCGGGCACGGGTGCATTTCTGCATGGAATCCGGCCACATATGGCTGCACGAACATCGCATGCTCCTGGTCCATGCCGAGGCTCAGGCAACGCTCCGCCGGGAGTTGATCGAAACGCTCGGCATGGAGCGCGTACAGGGATTGCTTACCCGCATGGGTTATGCGGCGGGTATGCACGATGCTGAACTTGCCCGGACCCGATTCGAGGGCGCAAGCGACATGGAACTTTTCATGACCGGCCCGAAGCTGCATATGCTGGAGGGGGAAGTAAAAGTGACACCGGTCAAGATCGAATTCGATCGTACCGCGGGAAGCTTCTATGGCGAATTTCTTTGGGAAAATTCATGGGAAGGCCAATGGCACAAGCGCCATTTCGGCACCAATGGGGAGCCGGTCTGCTGGAGTCAAATAGGTTATGCTTGCGGCTACTCCACAGCCTTCATGGGACGGCCGATCTTGTACAAGGAAGTTGAGTGTGTCGGCATGGGAAAGAATAATTGCCGCATTATCGGCAAGCCCATTGATGAATGGGAAGATGCCACCGACTACATGCGTCTTTTCAACCGGGAGTCCATTGCCGAACAGCTGATGGACCTGCAAACCCAAGTGGTGCAACTCCGCTCTGCCATAAACAAAAAGGAAAAGCTCCCCTCCGACATCGTCGGCAATTCGAAGATCTTTTGCACCGCATATGAATTGCTCCAGCAGGCTGCCAAAAGCCAGATCACGGTGCTGCTCCTTGGGGAGACCGGAGTCGGCAAGGAAGTATTCGCTCGCAGTTTGCACAATAGCGGTGCCCGCAGCAAGGAATCTTTCATTGCCATCAACTGTGCGGCCATCCCCCACGACCTGGTGGAATCGGAACTGTTCGGCGTGGAAAAGGGTGCCTATACCGGCGCCATGACTGCCCGCGCCGGCCGCTTCGAACGGGCAAACGGTGGCACCCTGTTTCTCGACGAGATCGGCGATCTGCCCTTTTCGGCGCAAGCCAAACTCTTGCGCGTGTTGCAGGAAGGGGAAATCGAACGGATAGGCGATCACAAAACCCGCAAGGTCGATGTGAGGCTGGTGGCGGCTACCAACGTGGACCTGAGACAGCTGGTCAAGGAAGGCAGATTCCGTTCCGATTTGTATTACCGCCTCAATGCTTTCCAGATCAACATTCCGCCGCTCAGGGAGCGTAAGGAGGATATTCCGCTGCTGGCCAAACGATTTCTGGAGAAATATTCGGCGATCCATGGCAAGAAACTGCGCGGCTTCACCGATAAGGCCAAGCGGGCACTCCTTTCCTATCAATGGCCGGGAAACATCCGTGAGATGCAGAACATGATCGAACGCGGCGTCATTCTGGCACCAAGCGGCACTCGCATCGAGTTGGAGCAGATGTTTTCGGCAAGCGGCGAAGAACATGGCCTTGAAATAGGTCTTGATAACAACGGTTCACTTGGGGCCAACGGTTGGGATTACGGCAAAGATCTTTGTGAGGCGGTTTTTAATGGTGTCATGACACTGGATCAGGTGGAGGCGATGCTCATTGAAACCGCAGTGGCTAAAAGCAGTGGCAACCTTGCTTCAGCTGCCAGAAAACTAGGTTTGACCAGACGCCAGCTTGCATACAGATTGGGAAATCTCCGCGAAAATGAACCTGCTGAGCCGGCAATCCCTGTTCCCCGCGAACAGCGGGTCAAGCAGTCGGAAACAGCCGGCTGAATTGAAAGCACCCGGACAAGTAACCGGGCTTGTTTGAGGTCGATGGGGCCAATCTCCCGGGAAGACTATTTATAGAACATATGACTTGCATTATTCGCAGACATAAGCTGCCGGTTGCCCTGTTTTTAATCTCGATCGGGGCCGTCGCCGCTCTGCTCCTGATTCAGCATGCGAACCGGGACGTGCGTGCCGAGGCGCGCGCCCGTTTCATCGAGCAGTACAACCGCCAGCAATCCCTGATGGCCGAACTGGCTTCCCACACCCTGGAAGAGCTGTTCGCCACCTACCATCGCAACCTTGACCTGGTGGTCAATCTGTTTGAAGGGAAAGCAGTTACCAGGCACCGCGTGGAAGAGGTCAAGGGGAGTCTGAAAAAAATCTACAGCTCCCTTGCCAACACTCCGGTCATCGAGATGGTGATCTTCGACAGCAAGGGGACAGCAATCACCATAGAACCCTATGACACGTATACAATAGGGCGCAGTTACGCCTGGCGCGATTATTATCACTGGGCCAGGGAAATGGGCAGGCCGGGGCAGATGTACCTGTCTCCCTACGCCCGCCTGCAAGGG
This region of Geotalea daltonii FRC-32 genomic DNA includes:
- a CDS encoding sigma-54-dependent Fis family transcriptional regulator produces the protein MTKGWRTGKSDCKSKDGDLRARVHFCMESGHIWLHEHRMLLVHAEAQATLRRELIETLGMERVQGLLTRMGYAAGMHDAELARTRFEGASDMELFMTGPKLHMLEGEVKVTPVKIEFDRTAGSFYGEFLWENSWEGQWHKRHFGTNGEPVCWSQIGYACGYSTAFMGRPILYKEVECVGMGKNNCRIIGKPIDEWEDATDYMRLFNRESIAEQLMDLQTQVVQLRSAINKKEKLPSDIVGNSKIFCTAYELLQQAAKSQITVLLLGETGVGKEVFARSLHNSGARSKESFIAINCAAIPHDLVESELFGVEKGAYTGAMTARAGRFERANGGTLFLDEIGDLPFSAQAKLLRVLQEGEIERIGDHKTRKVDVRLVAATNVDLRQLVKEGRFRSDLYYRLNAFQINIPPLRERKEDIPLLAKRFLEKYSAIHGKKLRGFTDKAKRALLSYQWPGNIREMQNMIERGVILAPSGTRIELEQMFSASGEEHGLEIGLDNNGSLGANGWDYGKDLCEAVFNGVMTLDQVEAMLIETAVAKSSGNLASAARKLGLTRRQLAYRLGNLRENEPAEPAIPVPREQRVKQSETAG